A window from Dunckerocampus dactyliophorus isolate RoL2022-P2 chromosome 15, RoL_Ddac_1.1, whole genome shotgun sequence encodes these proteins:
- the osbpl8 gene encoding oxysterol-binding protein-related protein 8 isoform X6, translating to MADWLKIRGTLKSWTKLWCVLKPGVLLIYKTHKNGQWVGTVLLNACELIERPSKKDGFCFKLFHPLEQSIWAVKGPKGEAVGSITQPLPSSHLIFRAASESDGRCWMDALELALKCSGLLKRTMIREGKEDTSTVTSGGDHSLNFYSLLRAHNMQFNDSDHLKDPDLYSDKSDREGEQDHEESDPEGLEKSEESDSDTSERQDDSYIDLDPNEHLRETSYLEQSHEELGEAGEAAQTETVSEENKSLIWTLLKQVRPGMDLSKVVLPTFILEPRSFLDKLSDYYYHADFLSEAAVEENAYNRMKKVVKWYISGFYKKPKGLKKPYNPIIGETYRCMWLHQKTTSKTFYIAEQVSHHPPVSAFYVSNRKDGFCLSGSILAKSKFYGNSLSAILDGEARLTFLNRGEDYVMNMPYAHCKGILYGTMTLELGGQITIGCEKTGYSAQLEFKLKPFLGSSDCVNQVSGKIKLGKEVLATLEGHWDSEIFINDKKTGTVDTFWNPTPDLRQSRLTRCTVPPEEQGEFESERLWQHVTRAINNKDQTEATNEKFILEENQRKSARERKAKCEEWIPTLFEQDPVSGEWHYKYADTRPWDPLNDLIQFEKDGCIQTKVRHRTPMVRSGSLISLSNQGSRRDNCKCQVTVPKRKHKSDKPKSPESGCSSPELDRQDSSGSERHKSKHNSRLRKKGADLSELQSAIESIKQTQEDINRSMSVLRSRTASRAEGASFLQQRDYVVIVALILLQVLINYVFK from the exons ATGGCCGACTGGCTTAAG ATCCGCGGAACCTTAAAGAGCTGGACCAAGTTGTGGTGCGTATTGAAACCGGGGGTTCTACTCATTTACAAAACCCACAAGAACGGCCAGTGGGTGGGAACGGTGCTGCTCAATGCCTGCGAGCTCATCGAAAGGCCCTCCAAGAAGGACGGCTTCTGCTTCAAGCTCTTCCATCCTCTCGAGCAGTCCATCTGGGCCGTCAAG GGTCCAAAAGGCGAAGCGGTGGGCTCCATCACTCAGCCCTTACCCAGCAGCCACCTCATCTTCCGTGCCGCGTCAGAGTCTGATG GCCGCTGCTGGATGGATGCCCTCGAGCTGGCGCTGAAGTGTTCCGGCCTGCTAAAAAGAACCATGATCCGTGAGGGAAAGGAAGACACGAGCACCGTGACATCTGGAGGAGACCATTCCCTTAACTTTTACAGCCTCCTGCGTGCCCACAACATGCA GTTCAACGACAGCGACCATTTGAAAGACCCGGATCTTTACTCTGACAAGTCCGACAGAGAGGGTGAGCAGGACCACGAGGAGTCTGACCCGGAAGGCTTGGAGAAGAGTGAGGAGAGCGACAGTGACACATCGGAGCGGCAAGACGACTCGTATATTGACTTGGACCCCAATGAACATCTGCGGGAAACTTCTTACCTGGAGCAGTCACATGAGGAATTGGGAGAG GCCGGTGAGGCAGCCCAGACTGAGACAGTGTCCGAGGAGAACAAGTCTTTGATCTGGACTCTACTGAAGCAGGTGCGGCCTGGTATGGATCTGTCCAAGGTGGTGCTGCCCACGTTCATCCTGGAGCCAAGGTCCTTCCTGGACAAACTCTCCGACTACTACTACCATGCAGACTTCCTGTCCGA GGCTGCAGTGGAGGAGAACGCCTATAACCGGatgaaaaaagtggtaaaatgGTACATCTCTGGGTtttacaaaaagccaaag GGCTTGAAGAAGCCTTACAACCCCATTATTGGAGAGACGTACCGCTGCATGTGGCTCCACCAAAAGACGACCAGTAAGACCTTCTACATCGCAGAACAG GTATCCCATCACCCACCTGTGTCAGCCTTCTATGTCAGCAACAGGAAGGATGGCTTCTGCCTCAGTGGTAGCATCCTTGCCAAGTCCAAGTTCTACG GTAACTCCCTGTCAGCCATATTGGACGGCGAGGCTCGACTCACTTTTCTGAACCGAGGAGAAGACTATGTGATGAACATGCCTTATGCTCACTGTAAAG GCATCTTATACGGCACCATGACATTGGAGCTGGGGGGTCAGATAACAATCGGGTGTGAAAAGACAGGTTACAGTGCTCAACTTGAATTCAAACTCAAG CCGTTCTTGGGAAGCAGCGACTGTGTCAATCAGGTGTCCGGAAAGATCAAGCTGGGAAAGGAAGTCTTAGCAACACTCGAGGGACACTGG GACAGTGAGATCTTCATTAACGACAAAAAGACCGGAACAGTGGACACCTTCTGGAACCCTACACCGGACCTGAGGCAAAGCCGTCTGACCCGCTGCACCGTCCCCCCAGAGGAGCAGGGGGAGTTTGAATCCGAGAG ATTGTGGCAGCACGTGACTCGTGCCATCAACAACAAGGACCAGACGGAAGCCACCAACGAGAAGTTCATCCTGGAGGAAAATCAGAGGAAGTCCGCACGAGAGAGGAAAGCCAAATGCGAGGAGTGGATCCCCACTTTGTTTGAGCAGGACCCCGTCAGTGGAGAGTGGCATTACAAATATGCTGA CACAAGACCGTGGGATCCCCTCAACGACTTGATCCAGTTTGAAAAAGACGGTTGCATCCAGACCAAGGTCCGACACCGCACCCCTATGGTACGTTCTGGCAGTCTTATTAGTCTGAGTAACCAGGGGTCGCGGAGGGACAATTGCAAGTGCCAG gtAACGGTGCCAAAGAGGAAACACAAGAGCGACAAGCCTAAAAGCCCCGAAAGTGGCTGCTCTTCACCAGAACTTGACCGCCAGGACTCTTCTggaagtgaaa GACATAAAAGTAAACATAACAGTCGTCTGCGTAAGAAGGGAGCAGACCTGAGTGAACTACAAAGTGCCATTGAATCCATAAAGCAGACACAGGAGGACATTAACAG GAGCATGAGCGTGCTGCGGAGTCGCACCGCGAGCCGAGCAGAGGGCGCCTCCTTCCTGCAGCAGCGCGATTACGTCGTCATTGTGGCCCTCATCCTCCTGCAGGTCCTGATTAACTACGTCTTCAAGTAG
- the osbpl8 gene encoding oxysterol-binding protein-related protein 8 isoform X3: protein MMKEEGLLGRRRFSTCGGTASLRPPHPDGRKLIRNASFGGYNELSPISLPGFERGKEDLLSLPLKEDSLSISKSKSETKLYNGSDKDVSSSGGKLTKKESLKVQKKNYREEKKRATKELLSTITDPSVIVMADWLKIRGTLKSWTKLWCVLKPGVLLIYKTHKNGQWVGTVLLNACELIERPSKKDGFCFKLFHPLEQSIWAVKGPKGEAVGSITQPLPSSHLIFRAASESDGRCWMDALELALKCSGLLKRTMIREGKEDTSTVTSGGDHSLNFYSLLRAHNMQFNDSDHLKDPDLYSDKSDREGEQDHEESDPEGLEKSEESDSDTSERQDDSYIDLDPNEHLRETSYLEQSHEELGEAGEAAQTETVSEENKSLIWTLLKQVRPGMDLSKVVLPTFILEPRSFLDKLSDYYYHADFLSEAAVEENAYNRMKKVVKWYISGFYKKPKGLKKPYNPIIGETYRCMWLHQKTTSKTFYIAEQVSHHPPVSAFYVSNRKDGFCLSGSILAKSKFYGNSLSAILDGEARLTFLNRGEDYVMNMPYAHCKGILYGTMTLELGGQITIGCEKTGYSAQLEFKLKPFLGSSDCVNQVSGKIKLGKEVLATLEGHWDSEIFINDKKTGTVDTFWNPTPDLRQSRLTRCTVPPEEQGEFESERLWQHVTRAINNKDQTEATNEKFILEENQRKSARERKAKCEEWIPTLFEQDPVSGEWHYKYADTRPWDPLNDLIQFEKDGCIQTKVRHRTPMVRSGSLISLSNQGSRRDNCKCQVTVPKRKHKSDKPKSPESGCSSPELDRQDSSGSERHKSKHNSRLRKKGADLSELQSAIESIKQTQEDINRSMSVLRSRTASRAEGASFLQQRDYVVIVALILLQVLINYVFK from the exons ATGATGAAGGAGGAGGGCCTGCTCGGGCGTCGCCGTTTCTCCACATGTGGCGGCACGGCCTCGCTGCGACCTCCGCACCCGGACGGACGCAAACTCATCCGCAATGCCTCCTTCGGGGGCTATAATGAGCTGTCGCCAATTTCGCTGCCAG GGTTCGAGAGAGGGAAGGAGGACCTTTTGTCTCTGCCTTTGAAAGAGGACTCACTTTCCATATCTAAAAGCAAG TCGGAAACAAAGCTGTACAATGGCTCTGACAAGGATGTTTCATCGTCTGGAGGCAAGCTCACAAAGAAGGAGTCCCTTAAG GTCCAAAAGAAGAACTACAGGGAGGAAAAGAAGAGAGCAACTAAAGAGCTGCTCAGCACCATCACTGATCCTTCTGTTATCGTCATGGCCGACTGGCTTAAG ATCCGCGGAACCTTAAAGAGCTGGACCAAGTTGTGGTGCGTATTGAAACCGGGGGTTCTACTCATTTACAAAACCCACAAGAACGGCCAGTGGGTGGGAACGGTGCTGCTCAATGCCTGCGAGCTCATCGAAAGGCCCTCCAAGAAGGACGGCTTCTGCTTCAAGCTCTTCCATCCTCTCGAGCAGTCCATCTGGGCCGTCAAG GGTCCAAAAGGCGAAGCGGTGGGCTCCATCACTCAGCCCTTACCCAGCAGCCACCTCATCTTCCGTGCCGCGTCAGAGTCTGATG GCCGCTGCTGGATGGATGCCCTCGAGCTGGCGCTGAAGTGTTCCGGCCTGCTAAAAAGAACCATGATCCGTGAGGGAAAGGAAGACACGAGCACCGTGACATCTGGAGGAGACCATTCCCTTAACTTTTACAGCCTCCTGCGTGCCCACAACATGCA GTTCAACGACAGCGACCATTTGAAAGACCCGGATCTTTACTCTGACAAGTCCGACAGAGAGGGTGAGCAGGACCACGAGGAGTCTGACCCGGAAGGCTTGGAGAAGAGTGAGGAGAGCGACAGTGACACATCGGAGCGGCAAGACGACTCGTATATTGACTTGGACCCCAATGAACATCTGCGGGAAACTTCTTACCTGGAGCAGTCACATGAGGAATTGGGAGAG GCCGGTGAGGCAGCCCAGACTGAGACAGTGTCCGAGGAGAACAAGTCTTTGATCTGGACTCTACTGAAGCAGGTGCGGCCTGGTATGGATCTGTCCAAGGTGGTGCTGCCCACGTTCATCCTGGAGCCAAGGTCCTTCCTGGACAAACTCTCCGACTACTACTACCATGCAGACTTCCTGTCCGA GGCTGCAGTGGAGGAGAACGCCTATAACCGGatgaaaaaagtggtaaaatgGTACATCTCTGGGTtttacaaaaagccaaag GGCTTGAAGAAGCCTTACAACCCCATTATTGGAGAGACGTACCGCTGCATGTGGCTCCACCAAAAGACGACCAGTAAGACCTTCTACATCGCAGAACAG GTATCCCATCACCCACCTGTGTCAGCCTTCTATGTCAGCAACAGGAAGGATGGCTTCTGCCTCAGTGGTAGCATCCTTGCCAAGTCCAAGTTCTACG GTAACTCCCTGTCAGCCATATTGGACGGCGAGGCTCGACTCACTTTTCTGAACCGAGGAGAAGACTATGTGATGAACATGCCTTATGCTCACTGTAAAG GCATCTTATACGGCACCATGACATTGGAGCTGGGGGGTCAGATAACAATCGGGTGTGAAAAGACAGGTTACAGTGCTCAACTTGAATTCAAACTCAAG CCGTTCTTGGGAAGCAGCGACTGTGTCAATCAGGTGTCCGGAAAGATCAAGCTGGGAAAGGAAGTCTTAGCAACACTCGAGGGACACTGG GACAGTGAGATCTTCATTAACGACAAAAAGACCGGAACAGTGGACACCTTCTGGAACCCTACACCGGACCTGAGGCAAAGCCGTCTGACCCGCTGCACCGTCCCCCCAGAGGAGCAGGGGGAGTTTGAATCCGAGAG ATTGTGGCAGCACGTGACTCGTGCCATCAACAACAAGGACCAGACGGAAGCCACCAACGAGAAGTTCATCCTGGAGGAAAATCAGAGGAAGTCCGCACGAGAGAGGAAAGCCAAATGCGAGGAGTGGATCCCCACTTTGTTTGAGCAGGACCCCGTCAGTGGAGAGTGGCATTACAAATATGCTGA CACAAGACCGTGGGATCCCCTCAACGACTTGATCCAGTTTGAAAAAGACGGTTGCATCCAGACCAAGGTCCGACACCGCACCCCTATGGTACGTTCTGGCAGTCTTATTAGTCTGAGTAACCAGGGGTCGCGGAGGGACAATTGCAAGTGCCAG gtAACGGTGCCAAAGAGGAAACACAAGAGCGACAAGCCTAAAAGCCCCGAAAGTGGCTGCTCTTCACCAGAACTTGACCGCCAGGACTCTTCTggaagtgaaa GACATAAAAGTAAACATAACAGTCGTCTGCGTAAGAAGGGAGCAGACCTGAGTGAACTACAAAGTGCCATTGAATCCATAAAGCAGACACAGGAGGACATTAACAG GAGCATGAGCGTGCTGCGGAGTCGCACCGCGAGCCGAGCAGAGGGCGCCTCCTTCCTGCAGCAGCGCGATTACGTCGTCATTGTGGCCCTCATCCTCCTGCAGGTCCTGATTAACTACGTCTTCAAGTAG